The following are from one region of the Ochotona princeps isolate mOchPri1 chromosome 4, mOchPri1.hap1, whole genome shotgun sequence genome:
- the LOC101530284 gene encoding olfactory receptor 9G19-like — MQRGNHSVTEFILLGFTTNPMMQLVLFVLFLGVYSMTLFGNTTLIVLICHDSRLHTPMYFFIGNLSFLDLCLSSVYTPKILMTCMSEDKSISFAGCLCQFFFSGGLDYTECYLLAAMAYDRYMAISKPLLYAQVMSRKLCAFLLIASYLGGFINSFIGTKKTFSFDFCSDNVIDDFFCDLLPLVELACGRKEGYETMMYFLLTSNVITPVVFILASYLFIIATILRIRSTQGRLKAFSTCSAHLISVTLYYGSILYIYSRPQSSYSLSRDKIVSAFYTVVFPMLNPIIYSFRNKDVKEALNKLCR, encoded by the coding sequence ATGCAGAGGGGCAATCACTCAGTGACCGAGTTCATCCTGCTGGGTTTCACAACAAATCCCATGATGCAGCTGGTCCTCTTTGTGCTGTTTCTGGGAGTCTATTCCATGACCTTGTTTGGAAACACCACCCTCATTGTGCTGATCTGCCATGACTCCCGGCTACACACACCcatgtattttttcattggaaatttgTCTTTTCTGGATCTCTGCTTGTCCTCTGTCTACACTCCTAAGATCCTAATGACCTGCATGTCTGAAGACAAAAGCATCTCATTTGCTGGCTGCCTGTGTCAGTTCTTCTTTTCAGGTGGGTTGGATTATACTGAGTGTTACCTGTTGGCTGCCATGGCTTATGACCGCTACATGGCCATCTCCAAGCCACTGCTTTATGCTCAAGTCATGTCCAGAAAACTGTGTGCATTTTTACTAATAGCTTCATATCTTGGTGGCTTTATTAATTCTTTCATCGGCACcaaaaaaacattttcctttgactTCTGTAGTGACAATGTCATTGATGACTTTTTCTGTGACTTGCTTCCCCTGGTGGAGCTGGCCTGCGGCAGAAAGGAAGGTTACGAGACTATGATGTACTTTCTCCTGACCTCCAATGTCATCACCCCCGTTGTGTTCATCCTCGCCTCCTACCTCTTCATCATTGCCACCATCCTGAGAATACGCTCCACCCAGGGCCGCCTCAAGGCCTTCTCCACTTGCTCTGCCCACCTCATCTCTGTGACCTTATACTATGGCTCCATTCTCTACATCTACTCTCGCCCTCAGTCTAGCTACTCTTTGTCTAGGGACAAAATTGTGTCTGCCTTTTACACTGTGGTGTTCCCCATGCTGAATCCCATAATCTACAGCTTCAGGAACAAAGATGTGAAGGAGGCTCTGAACAAACTCTGCAGGTAA